From Carassius carassius chromosome 15, fCarCar2.1, whole genome shotgun sequence:
atgctaaatataTCCAAAtcaatatgaaaaacattatctacatcttgggtggcctgagggtgaatacatttctAGCAAAttctcttttttgggtgaactattccttcaagtaAGAGTTTTTTTTACCCAATTGGTTTTCATCATCTTCCTCAGATTATGAATCAAAGTCAGTTCCTCTGGCTCACACTACATAAAAAGGAAATGAAAGCAGGATGTCaaacaaatgcataaattatttgATCAGAATGCTAGAATTatgtgatcattttatttaaataatttgcattcatattcatttaTTATGACTAATTTACACCAACATACCATAGTTTTGTCCTCCTTTTTAAGAGATGTTTTGCCCCACAGCGCATTGACTCCATCCACAGCCACAGCCAGTTTAAAGGCCCCCTCGCCCTCGGTGGCGCCCCCTGCCTGCAGCCTCAGCTCTCGCAGCACTGCGCCCACCACATCACTGCTGCTCTTCATGCGATTCACACCCTGTTCAGTTGaagttaaatgattaaaaatacaatcaacatttattaaagaaaaaaaatagaatttataTATACTGAAAAACAGAATAAAAGAAGAATGTGatcaataaaactaaaattaagccGGGCACACACTGTGCAAATTTTAATAATCCTTTACAATTTTTGCTTGTCAGACTGTACGAACATGATGATCATGTCACACTGTGGGATCTCATGTAGTCACGTTGAGGGAGTAGTGTAATGTTTACTATGATAAAAGATAATTAATAAAACTCACCTGATCAACGAGCTCCCCTAAAGGCTGCCCCTTTTCAGTTCTTTCTCTCTTTGTCCACACATACTGTTGTGTTGTCTTTATCTGTCAGTTGATCAGATTAATATCAGAGCAGCTTAATAAATGATCAAATttaccaaaataataaataagtgataaaaaaaaaaaaattgaataacatCTCCTCACATACACGAGAATGGAGCTAGTGGAgtatatattgtgaaatttaaattTCTACAGttttcccattaaaaaaaaaacttaagcgaatatattgtgtaaaaataaatCGATAAATaagtcaattaaaaaataaataaatattcatttacgTGGGCAAAACAATGTGATGAGTTGATTTAGGCACAGTAAACTATCACTTGCATACTTAAACTCACATAAACCCTACAGTAGAGTAAACACATCAAGTTGTACCTTGGATAAAAAGCGTTCATTGGTGATTTTGAAGTTCTTCAGCCATTGGGATGCCTGGATTGGCTGGTCGAAGCGTGAGGGGCGGGAAGATGATGGTAGCAGCTCTTTACAGTTCTTGACCCACAGATGAGCTACAGGGAAAACATCATAGCATCATCAGACTCCAAACTTCATATAACCTTACTTTTTGATAGAATGAGTGTCAGTGCAGCTCACCATCGGGTATGTGCACGATCAGCCAGCCCTGAGTGTAGCAGTAGTGCAGCGCATGACTCAAAGACATGGTCTTTCCAGTGCCTATATCTCCATCTAAAGCACACGGTCAAGGAATCATTGTGGAAAAACATGCACAAAGTAAAACATCTCACTGGATTGGAATTTTGTGTTTGAGGATACAGAGCATATAACGCAGCGGAGGCTTGCTGTAATCAGCCTTTTTAAGATATGAGATAAGCTCCAGCGCCGGCGGCCTCACCATCACGCAGCcttcattaaatgttttaatctgaAACAAGAGCACAAACATGCATTAGTCGTCCAGGCAACTTCAACCACAAATCATGGCAATGGCATTTCTATTTGGACTGTATTAAATCAATGCTAAtgttctccacacacacacacatatactgcagCACTGTTCCAAACCTGCAACTGGAAGCGTGGAGGAAGTCCATGAGGGAAGAGTTTTTGGATGTGAGCCGCGGGGAGCGTGTAGTACTGCCCAGTATGTCTTTCTGAATGATACGTCTGAGAAAGGAAAGGGCAAGAAGGATTGAATGTAGAAGATTTCCAGAACATATTTTACATGCAGTTTCTAGGTGCAGTTAAAcaggtaaatattaaataaaaaagtaatacataAATGACCAAGCAAAGCAAAAAGATAAGACGCTCCAATCTAACATTTATAGAAAAACCTGCTTTATTTtctatttcctttttatttatccccaaatatagttttaatttctggattctgtttttaatggtttaattaaattttaatgatcaaaaaggTGTCTAATCAATTTAATTCATAATACttcaattttaacaataataGGGCCCAgtgaaatcatttttatattgtctgttttattatttattgcaaaTGTATTATCAAAAACAGTGGTAATCAAATGCAAATGCATATAAACctttgacaattttttatatatttttttatgtaatcaaatgtaattgaaacaattaaaaaaaaaaattggcaaacaatgtgctgcacaacagaggtttatagtttaaacagacaaaattacaattaaatgtaaaaattacaattaaaaacattaacaattaaaacagaaagaaaaaaaactccttatatatatatatatatatatatgtgttttaataaacttattattatgccaatgatttaattaattcatttatatatttatttcagcgAAAGCCTGCTCAGTCACTTCATTTTGCATCAACCTGTGGACTTTTGACATCACAAGGGCTTTTGTTAAATCTACAGATCAAACTTCTTGTTTTTTGTGTTAccaaaattcaattaaaaatgtattatgtaacACCCAAGTTTATTGGACAAAGGGAACCCCAAAGACCCCATTTTTGTCTCTCTCTCGATTCATGTAACGTTAGCACGGATGTTCTCGTAATCATACTGCATAGAAATAcaagatttatatttataaaaatatacaaaaaatcttGCCAGTGGTGATTTATCCCTTTAAGGTCAGCTTCATGCATAAGTATATGTGAAAGCTACTGATAAATGTCTATATAAGGCTGTTTTTGACATACAGGATCCTGCTCTGAAGTTCTGAAGACTGACAGCAGATTTGGTTCAGAAACTGCTTCCAGCTGCTGGCCACTGCTTTGGACGTGGAGATGCCTGAACCTCTGTGTTACCTGATCATGACATAATGATTATGAGTAGATGTATCCTGTTAAATGTTCTTAACTTAAATATatgttgtaaataataaatataagacCATAAATGACAAGTGAATGCCACTTACTGTAGGGCATAGTCGCGAGGACAGTTTGTGCAGATTCATATTCTGAAACAAAAGCAAAGCAATTTGTACATTTGGCCAAAGAGGTTCTCTTTATGTAGTCAGGCTGACCCTATGCccatattaaaacaacaaatagCTGGTTATGCAAGTGTCTATCTATGTAGAGTGATATATTTCCTAAATTAAAggaaatttatttttgtatatgttAATCTCAGCTAGAGTGTCTGGGAGCATTATATCAGTCACCTTGCGAGAGATATGTCTAAAAGCATGTAAGTGCATGAGGCATGATGCGGCTACAACGTGATGCACAAAAAAACGACGATAACTCACCTCTAGAAAGAAAGTCGACAGATGGGAAGAAACCAACTTGTCAATCAAGAGTTGAATGTAACTCGATAACCACGGACTGCTGGCTGATGTGTACGGTCGTACTGTCACGGGGCACGGCCGATGGAGGTCGCCATCATTGTTTCAAAAGACGTCGGAAGTTACGTAATCACGTAAATGACGCAGACGATGACCAAAaggtcaaggtttggctggtAAGCGTCAGAAATGAATCTTGTCAATTAAATTAATACAGTATACGTGATATCTGTAATGACCATGACCTGTTAGCCTCTGCTGTTTGATAACTATACCGTCATGCTTAATTTTTTCCACTGACGACCGTTGGTGTATTCTGACGAAATACATATTTTGCATCTTTTACCCAGCGGTGTtgatttaaacaaatatattattattttctttttgtgatATAGTGTGACAAAACCTTTGTGCCTTTGTAAgcttcaatatttttttctttatcgtTGTACCCAAGTTAgacccattttaaattaaattaagttacaTAAAACGTATTACATATTATAAACTACAATAATACATCAACAAAATCCCTTAGTCAACATAAAATCCCTTAGTGAGTTGCTACAGGTACACATCCATACTGAGAGTGCATTGGCTGAAATGTctgtatgtattttattaattgtatttgcttttttcttattgtttgtttgtttgtttggtttgtttttatcTGTCCTGTCTTGTGTGGCTTATGGACATGAGTCTGGCaaataaactgaattgaattgaattgaaacaaatatataaataaaccattTCCAGCTTTGCCCTTTTAAGTTGTTCAAAACGGAAATAGAAAGCCTTTGTTGTCTTGTTATACAACGGATTTTGGAAAGATGCTCCTGTTGGTGTCAAAGATACAAACATATAGCAGTttacaaagtaaacaaaaaaacaatttaaggATAAAAAgtataaagaaaaaaagtgcaaatgcatttaaattttgcACTATAGGCTTAGTTGACTGACAACAGTGTATAAAATAGgctaaagaaaaaaataggtaaatatcacttgtttttatattttcattccgCATAATTTACAATTAAGCTGTGTTTTTGTCCATTTGTGCTTTATTGTTGAAGTTTAGTAAGCCTTTAGTTAGGTAGGTTTATAGGTACCAGTAGGTGGCGTCAATTGACTGTCTTTTTGTGCATTATGACTGAGTCAATGGTTCGTTAATTCAACTGATTCATCCAGATTTATTCAGGAAGGAAACATTGTGTGTTGCTTGGAGACCCGCAAAGTGACTTTAGGAGTATTTTCAGAGTAAAGATGGAAGTCTCCAAATACAGCAGGTAAACAACTTCAACAAAAATGATATCTTCAAGagttaatattttgtaaaaaaaaataaataaataaaaaacaaacctcAACTAAAGAAATCCACCTATCTCGACTTTTACTTTACTAGAATGAAGTCTAATAATGTCATATTTATAGAAtatagaaatgtaatatttatcaGAGCAAGTGTAagtcaaaaaacataatttcctCTCATTTCCTGTTTTctcatatattttgaatatataaacTTTTCAAAAAGACACaaatctttaatttttaatatgtttgtgattccatttaattttatttttatgtagttaccttatttgtgtttatttgttaaaTGTCAAAAGAACTTTGTTCTGTATTTTGGAACTCAATCAAATATAGgactgagatgaatgggaatgctaacatgGCATAATCCGACTCCCAAAGagagaaattataaatataattcacAGCATGGCTGTAATCTATATAGCACCCCCTGCAAATCATCACGAAGTCTTTCCTCTGAAACATGAAAAGCTTTCTTCTTTGGGTTTCAGCTGAGACTCACCCAAACTTAGCTtataattaagaatttattgataGATATAGTTTAAATTGAACCTGCTGTTATTGTATGCGCTTGATTGAAAATCTATTTCAGATTTTCTAGATCAATGCTGTGTATTATGAGTTTAATTCCTACCTCTTAATCTAGCATGTGCATTACATAACTATTGCATATATTTAAGTTTCTTTTACAGCTTGTCAGTATATAGATATGAACTGTAATGATTGCACCACCACCTATAGGTCACTCGTAGTAAAAGCGCAGTTATGTTGCATGCTGTAATACAACGTAATGCAAGTAacctaaagaaaaacaaaaaataggtGTTGTAGATAGATCGCATCATTAATTTAAGAACCAAACGTCTATGCACGAGATTTCCAGATAGTGATGATTTGCGtgcataatattaaataaaatgtcaattattgataaatgacaaaatattaacaCCTCGATAAATAGACTAATAACGTGTCATCTTTAAACCAAAAACGCAGGCTGGCCCACAATTCTATTACATCATTGCTGATCACTTCAAAGTCGGCCATCTCGGGTTAGATTATTCAACATCATTTTCTAGCACACTCATGCTAGATTGCAATGATTATCACTGCTTTGATCCTCTCTTTGATAGTGTCGATAAAACAGCATCCGCTAGGGTGATAAATGTGCGAGTCTGTTTACATTTCTCTTTTCTTGCGTTATTGGTGGGTAAATTTAGCTCAAGTTGCAGGCATCAACTCAGTAACCGAACATACACAGCATGGTCATTGCTCTCCTCCGTCTCCCCTCATCGGTGAACTTGGGTTGTGGCTATTGGGTACACAATGTACGACCATGCTTTTGATGTAAAACAACTGCGCAAGAGACGGATAGAAACAGGGGGGCGCAGAGAAGAAGAAGGGGGGACGTGAGTATCGTGTGCTGTTGCACAATGTTCATCTTCATGGGTCCTTCGCTTCGCGCAGTGGACACGCAACATCCCTCCATTTATCGTTTCAGCTCTTTGCGCACACTTGTAAATTAGCTGCTCATTTTCTTGAGATACGTCCTATCGTTGCAGCTCGGGTAAGTCATTTTTCATTTCGTGAAACAGTGTGGAAATGCTTTTACAGCTCATTTTCGGAGTGTTGTACTCCCATtgcttaataaaaaatgtaatttgaaacGGGTTAGGCCCTCGCGCAGGAATACGCAGCGACACTTTTTATATCGTAAACATACGCGCGTGCGGTATGTGAgctattcaaataataatacaagtataCATCTCAAAATTGGAAACTATAATAGATTGGAAACCTTGCCCGCAGTCTCCCTATTCTATTTTTGCCACTTTCCCGACAACTTTATATCGATTCTGCCTTCGCGCTGTAGATGACAGGACTGTATTGACTTTTCACTGGATTAACTGTTTTTCAAATTCTATTATATCTATAGCGAAGGGAACAGTAACTTATTACATCCTACTTGTTATGTCCCATCAGTCAAGTTGTATTCACTCTGCATTGACATGCTGTGCTTGTCTGCTCGAGCCAACTAAAACATTATGGTCATGGACTCCTAATTATTCTCCCATATCTCTGTCATATTTTCATATAATGCTCTCGTTTTCTGCTATTTTTGGAGCACCCGCCTATATCTAGGTCACAGAGGAGCCTGTAGAATAGAAACCGCTTTATCCATTTTGTATTTTCACATTTGTCCGATGGATTTGCGGGTAAATCACAGTCAGTTCTCTTAGTTTGCCCAGAGAAGCCTTAAATCTTGCCAGGGAGAAAAGCTTTGATGGAGAGCAGTACTCAGTGATGTCATCTTGTTTGCACTTCAGACTACTGTATGCTACTTTCACATTGCACCGATTAACGATATTTGCCTGAATCTGCTTGACAAGTGAAACAGAGGAAGAGCTTAACAGGTCTGCTTATAACTGACAAAAGCTGGTGTTAACCTGCATATGGTTGTCTCGAAGAGGACAGAAGACCCCATTGGGACAAACAGTATAAGATAACCGTTTGTAATGAGATAACATACACAAACTGAAACATAGTGAAACCTAATAACTTCCTGGAGACTCATTGCACTTGACGCTGAAGGGTTGAATTGAGAATACACTGGGTAAAGACCAATAAAACTGACACTGTGAAGAAAATTTGGGGAAAGGAAAATGCTAATTATTTCTAGGTGGTGGAAGCAGTGATCTCCGTTTAATCAATTTTCACTTTTGCAAAGATTTGTTTCAGCAACCCCAAAACAGATTTTTAAGGAAGAGCATATTGCTTTGATTTACAGGGATTATTTAACCGCTTGTGGTGGTCTGCTTTGAAAATGCTTTAGAGATATATTGTAAAAGAGAGAGCTTATATACCGAAAAGAAAAATTATGAACAAAAGTAAATTAAATGGAAAGACAGGGAAAAGGCAGAGAAGGAGGGGATAAAAACCTGCAGGAAAATTGAAGCAGTACAAGAAAATGAATAATTATGGTAAATGCAGAAAAGTAGGCTTATATCCCAGGGAGAGAAAGACCCTCAAACGTCCTTCTCACTTTGCGTCTGAACTGTGCTACTAATAGCCACAGAGCtccctcttcacacacacacacacacacatcattgtACTttgctctctctcctttcctcggGCCATTTTTCTTTACAAGCGTTCCATTGGGATTGTTTTCTTAGCACCAAATCCTAAAGGAGGAGCTGAGAAGATTGTGCTCAGGAAGTGTAACGCTGCTGGATTTTGTCTTCTTTATGAGAATTAGCAAAGACTGAAACAGCCTGCAGTGGGTGTTACTTTTACTAGCTAGAAAAGGTCACTAAAGCACTTCACGAAATGATTCAAGACGGGAGATCAGGGTGGGAAACTTTACCTTATGGTTAGGCGAGATTGTACAAGTGATAAAGTTTGATATTGGAAGAGAATTGACAGAGTCCAGTCAACAACCCTCAGATGGCTCAGGCTACCGATGGTGGGCTTTATTAGCGTGTTCCCTGCAGCCTGTAGGTCAGCCGCTGGATTTTATAGGTCCCCTGTGCAAGTTAACGCACTGAGGTCATCACGCGAAATCTTCCATAGAATGACCTCACTCTGTGTGGGAAAGCACCTGTCTTTCAGGCAACTCAGAACAGAGTTTCAGCCAGCTTTTCGCAGTTGTTGGGGATTTTTTATGTGGGTATGTCCCGAGGGAAGTGGTCTTTAGGAGATTAAGATGTATCATGCTCTTCATCTAGGTTAAAAAGATTTGTATTGTAGATTAAGAGTTGACTTGAAGGTAGACACTACCTGGCTAACCTACTTCTCTTTACAGTTACTGTAAAGTTTCCTTTAGAGTTTACATTGTAATTGATTCTGTATATTAAAGAACTCAACTTTATTAGATAaagctagggctggacgattatggcctaaaatcaaaaccttgattaattgaacggtttacctcgattacgattaatgaacgattattttgtttcgtttttttttttttttttgccctcatagttcactgacaaggtactgtaaatatgattgactatcagcagttattttatctatgttcgtaacatttcttactagggttgggtatcgtttcaattttatcgattccgattcttatcgattcctagtttcgattccaataagataaaaaatacaatataaaaaaattaagtcaaacatttagatgtcaaacatttttacaaagcattctgttgcagctgaaacatgagcaaaaataagcagcctacaaaacactgcaagaggaattttgcctgtgattaaaaaaaaataccatagcaaaaacttaaagacaagtaataagataggtcagtaataagaaaggaacaaacaaatcaataagcaatatcataaataaatacaactaaactaaatttcaggtacagaaactgtaattaaaagtttaaaaacactgcatagttttctttttataaataaaataaagattaatcaagtaaagttattaaatatattcagtcaagatcagtgaatgattttcttttgttctttgattaacactaatgacaggcagcgcgtttattaggctgttgtctctttaagcaaaaatactgtaggcctacatgtgtgttttttttctcatctgtttatgttcagatGAACGGACACAAACctggaacccgcagcgcgaccgctgctctctgtgcacgcgcttgtgcttcatgtgcgctgcacacaaacatgctataataagttttgagattctaagctactttagtgataaatcacaggacagcactgacaactagtttctgcgttcctctgtgcgcgcgatcttcatagctactgtttagatgagtgttcgtgccacaatggagctgcgcgaacatggtagctcgatataagaatacacatccgttcatctaatcgcttgaatgtccaaaccataaaacaaatacaactgacaaagtttagtgaagacgcaaggctcaccgctcacaccgctttgcttttatgccactgactggagagcagagtcatgtggctacacacgtgcttttaagggggaagtgttaacaggattaaaaaaccgaaataaccgacatgggaaaattacgttggttagaggttatgaatatcggttttgattatttttcgattaatcgtccaggcCTAGCtatctggattttttttaatgaagttttCATCTCACGATGACGCATGAGGAACATGCTGCTCTTACATTACACCAAATTTGGAAATATTCTGAACTGTTCCGACAGGGCAATAAATGGTGAAACCACAATCAAGCTGGAAATTTTTTCGTATCTTCAGGGAGCTGAGAGATTAATGCATTTCCACTGGGTTAAAAGCTGTTAAAAGTTTCCTCTTCAGGTTCCAGTTGAAAAATATTGTCAAAGTTGTAGCGGTAGGATAGTTGATGCATAAAAcctaatttttatttaacaacTTGAACAGTCAGACATTTCCTTTAAGATTGTTACCTTTAAGATTGTTaccattttaatgtattatgttCAT
This genomic window contains:
- the dap3 gene encoding 28S ribosomal protein S29, mitochondrial; protein product: MNLHKLSSRLCPTVTQRFRHLHVQSSGQQLEAVSEPNLLSVFRTSEQDPTYHSERHTGQYYTLPAAHIQKLFPHGLPPRFQLQIKTFNEGCVMVRPPALELISYLKKADYSKPPLRYMLYGDIGTGKTMSLSHALHYCYTQGWLIVHIPDAHLWVKNCKELLPSSSRPSRFDQPIQASQWLKNFKITNERFLSKIKTTQQYVWTKRERTEKGQPLGELVDQGVNRMKSSSDVVGAVLRELRLQAGGATEGEGAFKLAVAVDGVNALWGKTSLKKEDKTMCEPEELTLIHNLRKMMKTNWSGGAVLTALSQTGSLFKPRSAFLPSELLGEEGFDHMEPFVPVSVSNYNEKEFESCYLYYLDRNWLQHPHSLSEEGKKELIFLSNKNPSTLERLCAFL